The window CCGATGCTTATACTGAAAAAAAGAAATCCACCAAGTATCATTGCGCTCATCTACATTCCCCCCTCCCCATCTATATATATTGGCATAAAGAATACTACTAACAACGGCTTGGCGTTTCGGCTACCTCGTTAAGAAGCCTTGGCTGGAGATTATATAGAATCATTATTTCAACATATATAATACTGACATTCGCTCTACAAAATATATGCACAATATTGTCTTGTATGATACCGCTATTCATTGGAAAAGTATTAAAAGTTATGGCCAATCAAAAGTAAATGATAATTGGGCGAAAAAACTGGTTCTGCTGACCTACATATAGTGAATACAATAATAGTAATGGGAAAGAAGATAGAAAAGAAAACAAAGTGAGAGAGGTGAATTAGTTATTGTCCATTCAAATTCAAGAACAAACAAAAGAAGGACATCAGATTGGACAACTGGGCCATCAAATCACCGTGCCAGAACGAAGGTCGTCTGGATATCACTTATGGAAAAGAGTGTTTGATCTAATTTTCGGCTTTAGTTTTCTCCTTTGTTGCCTACCTTTGTTCATCTTAGTGTCTGCTCTTATAATTATTAATTCAGGTAGGCCAGTTTTTTTCATCCAGACAAGGACTGGTACAAATAATAAAAGATTTCGTATGTTGAAGTTCCGAACAATGACGGTGTCTAAGCATAATGAAAAAAGGCACACATATAATTGGAAGGAAGGCGTGCCGGACAGTTTCCAATTTAAAACTGAATATGATTCAGCAGTTACACCAATTGGGAAAGTGTTACGTAAATACAGTTTGGACGAGTTACCTCAACTATTGAATGTGCTGATGGGCCATATGAGTCTAGTTGGTCCGCGGCCTGAAATACCTGCGATAACGGAATTCTATAATCTTAGACAGTCGAAACGACTTTTAGTGAAGCCTGGTATTACAGGATATGCACAAGTAAAGGGACGGGCAGATTTGAACCATGGAAAGAAAATCGATTACGATCTGTATTACATTCAATATTGTTCTTTCCTACTTGATTTGAAAATTTTTTTTGTAACGCTAGCTTCTGTTATAAGGAGTAAGGGGGCCTATTAAAAATGAAAGATATAGGAATTGCCTTCCTGGAAGTTAACTGATGACAAGGGCAATTGAACTGCAAGATTTATTGTTAGCCTTTAAGCGACGGGCAAAAACTATCGTAAGTATTGTCTGCCTATTTACATTGTGTGGCGGAGCCGTGGGTATATTCATTCCCCCGACCTATGAATCAGAGGTAGATGTACTTGTCAACTCCTCATGGGGAAAGGAAGGGGAAACAACATCGACAATTGGTGAAATTGATACAAGTTTACGTTTGATAGAAACGTATAAACAAATCTTGAAGAGTGATCGTATGACGAACAAAGTGAACGAGGCAATGAAGGGTTCTTATACCAAATCGGTCATTTCAAAAAAAGTGAAGATTGAATCAGGTAATGGTTCGCAAATTATTACGGTTATCGCACAAGAGGAAACGGCTGAACTTTCAGCTTTACTAGCCAATACGTTTGTAGCAACGTTTAAAGAAGAAATAAAAACACTTATGAATCTCGACAATTTAACAATTTTACAAGAAGTTGCATCGAAGACAGATACGAAAAAAGTTAAGCCGATTCCGCTATTTTATATTGCGTTATCTTTCACGATTAGTTTGGTGGTGTGTCTTGCAGTCATATTGGTGCAAGAAGTTTACTTTCCCAATCTCGACTCGGAAAGTAAAGTGGAAGGTGCATTAGATCTCCCACTTTTAGGTTCGATTTTTACACTGCGTAAACAGTTCCGTGAAATTGGGCAGCCAGATTATTTGAACACATTGTTTCCTCGCGCCGCTAATGAGGATTTTAGAAGACTTGCCGCTATTATTCATCACTCCGTGGACAAAAAAGGGATGAAGATTTTAATGGTAACGAGTACGGATCAAGGAGATGGCAAAACGTTTATAGGAAGTAATCTTGCAGCCACCCTAGCGTCAGATGG of the Sporosarcina sp. FSL K6-1508 genome contains:
- a CDS encoding sugar transferase, which translates into the protein MSIQIQEQTKEGHQIGQLGHQITVPERRSSGYHLWKRVFDLIFGFSFLLCCLPLFILVSALIIINSGRPVFFIQTRTGTNNKRFRMLKFRTMTVSKHNEKRHTYNWKEGVPDSFQFKTEYDSAVTPIGKVLRKYSLDELPQLLNVLMGHMSLVGPRPEIPAITEFYNLRQSKRLLVKPGITGYAQVKGRADLNHGKKIDYDLYYIQYCSFLLDLKIFFVTLASVIRSKGAY
- a CDS encoding polysaccharide biosynthesis tyrosine autokinase produces the protein MTRAIELQDLLLAFKRRAKTIVSIVCLFTLCGGAVGIFIPPTYESEVDVLVNSSWGKEGETTSTIGEIDTSLRLIETYKQILKSDRMTNKVNEAMKGSYTKSVISKKVKIESGNGSQIITVIAQEETAELSALLANTFVATFKEEIKTLMNLDNLTILQEVASKTDTKKVKPIPLFYIALSFTISLVVCLAVILVQEVYFPNLDSESKVEGALDLPLLGSIFTLRKQFREIGQPDYLNTLFPRAANEDFRRLAAIIHHSVDKKGMKILMVTSTDQGDGKTFIGSNLAATLASDGKRTLFVDANLRNSTTRILFDLPERKGLTSVISGFYKLDEIIQHSKQENLSFISTGPLPTNPAQFLLSKNMASLMATLREKFDVVIVDTPALTVSDAVNILPAIDSCLFIVDSNRTSEKKALNCLQSLKKVDGNVLGVIVNHKGKYLKKMMRESIS